In the Bradyrhizobium guangzhouense genome, one interval contains:
- the xerD gene encoding site-specific tyrosine recombinase XerD has protein sequence MRKASAKPSDAKLTGLFLDMLAAEQGAGPNTLDAYRRDLTDFSEFLTRIGHSFTDAETQNLRDYLGDLDARGFKSSSVARRLSAMRHLFRFLLNERIRTEDPAAILSGPKRGRGLPKVLSISDVDRMLRRAKELSEAADASPSQRLRALRLYCLLEVLYATGLRVSELVSLPRSAAKRDARMIVVRGKGDKERLVPLNEASRQAMADYLAATEAAKTEKKGNLAASKWLFPSFGESGHLTRQHFARDLKELAVASGLQARLVSPHVLRHAFASHLLHNGADLRIVQTLLGHTDISTTQIYTHVVEERLKSLVRDLHPLAEK, from the coding sequence ATGCGCAAAGCATCAGCCAAGCCCTCCGACGCCAAGCTCACCGGCCTGTTCCTCGACATGCTCGCGGCGGAACAGGGCGCGGGGCCGAACACGCTTGATGCCTACAGGCGCGACCTCACCGATTTCTCCGAGTTTCTGACCCGAATCGGCCACAGCTTCACCGACGCCGAAACGCAGAATTTGCGCGATTATCTCGGCGACCTCGATGCGCGCGGCTTCAAATCGTCCAGCGTCGCGCGACGGCTGTCGGCGATGCGGCATCTGTTCCGCTTCCTGCTGAACGAGCGCATCCGAACTGAGGACCCCGCGGCGATCCTGTCCGGCCCCAAGCGCGGCCGCGGCCTGCCGAAGGTGCTGTCGATCTCGGACGTCGACCGCATGCTCCGCCGCGCCAAGGAGCTGAGCGAGGCAGCGGACGCCTCGCCCTCGCAGCGGCTGCGGGCCTTGCGGCTCTATTGCCTGCTCGAGGTGCTCTACGCCACGGGCCTGCGCGTCTCCGAGCTGGTGTCGCTGCCGCGCTCGGCCGCCAAGCGTGACGCCCGCATGATCGTGGTGCGCGGCAAGGGCGACAAGGAACGGCTGGTGCCGCTCAACGAGGCCTCGCGGCAGGCGATGGCGGATTATCTCGCCGCGACGGAAGCCGCGAAGACGGAGAAGAAGGGCAACCTCGCCGCCTCGAAATGGCTGTTTCCCTCGTTCGGCGAGAGCGGGCATCTGACGCGGCAGCATTTTGCCCGTGACCTCAAGGAGCTCGCGGTCGCCTCGGGGCTGCAGGCGCGGCTGGTCTCCCCGCACGTGCTGCGGCACGCCTTCGCCAGCCACCTCCTGCACAACGGCGCCGATTTGCGCATCGTGCAGACCCTGCTCGGCCATACCGACATCTCGACCACCCAGATCTACACCCATGTGGTCGAGGAGCGGCTGAAGAGCCTGGTGCGCGACCTGCACCCGCTGGCGGAGAAGTAG
- a CDS encoding shikimate kinase, protein MSDAEMPAQASPEADILSALGTRSIVLVGMMGVGKSTIGRRLAARLKLTFVDADTEIEAAAGMTIPEIFERHGEPHFRDGETRVIARLLEGGPVVLATGGGAFMREETRNRIAAKAISIWLRADPDVIMRRVRRRADRPLLQTADPEGTVTRLLTEREPVYGKADLTIASRDVPHDKIVEECIETLHAYLCSPPPADVASAVR, encoded by the coding sequence ATGTCCGACGCCGAGATGCCAGCACAAGCGAGCCCTGAGGCCGACATCCTGTCGGCGCTGGGGACGCGTTCGATCGTGCTGGTCGGCATGATGGGGGTGGGCAAATCGACCATCGGTCGCCGCCTGGCGGCGCGGCTCAAGCTGACTTTTGTCGATGCCGACACCGAGATCGAGGCGGCGGCCGGCATGACCATACCGGAGATTTTCGAGCGCCATGGCGAACCGCATTTCCGCGACGGTGAGACCCGCGTGATCGCGCGCCTGCTCGAGGGCGGTCCGGTGGTGCTGGCGACCGGCGGCGGCGCTTTCATGCGCGAGGAGACCCGCAATCGCATCGCGGCCAAGGCGATCTCGATCTGGCTCAGGGCGGACCCTGACGTCATCATGCGGCGGGTGCGCCGCCGTGCGGATCGCCCGCTGCTGCAGACCGCCGACCCCGAGGGAACCGTGACGCGCCTGCTCACCGAGCGCGAGCCTGTTTATGGCAAGGCCGACCTCACCATCGCCTCGCGCGACGTGCCGCATGACAAGATCGTCGAGGAATGCATCGAGACGCTGCATGCGTATCTCTGTAGTCCACCACCAGCCGATGTCGCGAGTGCCGTTCGATGA